TTTCGCTGCAAAACAAGCAAGCAAGCGAGATCATCGTTCGGAGCAAGGTCTCATAACTGTACAATTCAATCCCGAGGTTATGTAACTAGTCCTAACTCATCCGCCCGCCCCATACAACGTTACACCGGGAACTTATCGTAACACATAAATAACCCAATCGACATTATAAAACACCCAGGAACAGttacgttcgaaatttaaaaccagttccaatatttttttgggATCAGTGACTTCGGTTTTGATCAGTTCTCTTACGGATGCTATTGCAAAAGTGTAGTTTGAAGTTATTAACAAGCGCTCCATATATAAATTGACGaagtattatatgtaaacagcatatatattatatgctcATAAGCTAAGTGGTATTATGTTATAGACTATATCTTATAAGGAATATGGAAATATTCAGGTCAGTgcactttattaatttaatatttttaaataactcgaTTCTTAGTTATGTAAACATTgagagaaaatttaaattaacttttttaaatatagcattCATTTGAATTCGACGCCGTTTATATTAACATGGTATATTGTCAATTTCTGATTTATATGCGAATAATGATCaggaaaatataaacaaaaatgattaatgttataaactctaaactagatttaaaataaaaactagtttTCGTGAAATAAAgtcaatatatagatatatattaaatcaagtcgaacaaatttatatttataatcctactaatattatatatgtgaggatggatatatgtatgtttgttagttTTTCACGATAAAACTACTCAATCgatttcgattaaattttacagtaatatagtttaaatacaGAATAACACATGGGCTACAGTTTATAATGACTTAATGTAATTTGGTcttaaataaaacgatatacTTCAaatacccgtgcaaagccgggacgggtcgctactattctataaaaaataaaataattttatttaaattagtgataattatttcaacttatatggattaaaataaacgaagtatgttatttatgtgtttggttaatttcagatatattttcattgttttaacGTTATTTATCGTTACCTACGGATCATCCACTCCAAACACAAGGGTGGAAAACACAACACACAATTGTCCATTTACGAAAATAATAGAAGAcattttcaacataaaaaataaaacctcgaATAATGTGAGTTCTTGGAAAAATAATAGaacgaatttatatttaaattcaagtaaCAATTTCATTTCCGGTAATCAAAATATATCCAAAACGATACAAGATGAATTAGTCAACGACATTATTGCATCAATACGAAGAATTAAAGCAAATCTTACTATCTCCGAAGATAATAAGATGAATGAAGCAATTATACTTAATGtgccaaaaaataataatgatattaccGAAGCGGAAGtaggtaataaaaaagtaaatcaaataaaaagtgGTATTGAGATCAAAGCAGATGTTACTAATTTCAATTCACCAAATTCGAAAGACGGCGATAAATACAAGACAGAGAATAATAAAGTTACAAACCCAAAACCTACAAGAATCAACAATAATTCCAATAAAGTTAATTACGTGGAAATACTTACTATAGAACCTAATAACACCAGTATCAACAACACTTCCGCACATAGTATTCTAGACGTTTTAAAGAACATAATGCCGTCTCTCAATTCTTCAATGACAAAAGATCTTCACAGCATCACTATCATTGAAcgcaatcaaaacaaaaaccatTCATACAGTGAAACTAAGAATATTTCGACAATAATTGTGAAGTACTGTGATAAGGATAATTTGACTAAAGGAAACGAGACACTTAATGATTATGAAATCAAAACCCCTGATGAAAATGTGAAGGCAGTTTCACCAAATGAACCTTTCGTCGATGATGACGATGTTGACGATTTAGATGATGATACGGACTACGATGAAGCATATGATGATAACACTTCGAATAATAATTCCAATGAAAGTACAAAAGATGTGTTAGAAGCGGCTGAATATGGATTACAGATGATGCATGAATTGTACGGTGTATTCGAgccaaaattatattcaatggGTGAGTTTGTTAGATCCTTTAATCTCTAGTTAACAAATACTAGcttacttttttgtttgaacggtttcattaaattaaataattaaaaatacatagaaGCTTTAATTTACTAAGTcttgatatttgattttttttaaggtcTAATGTTGAATGAGAAAGATCCAGCACGATACGTGGCAGCTTTCAACGCACCTTCAGAAGAGATCGCCAAATATTCCCGATATGGCTACGCATCACTACAAGCTGCTTCTAGACTGAGACAACTAACAAGGTAAGGCAGtaattattcttaaatgtttattaaatagcGGGCGATGTAAATGTTTCTATCACCTTGCACGGCtgtaattattcttaaatttttattgaatatcggGTGGTGAAAATTTTCACCTTAAAATTTGACACAGGTGCTAGTgagtacaatatattatattattatgaataataataacatttctttAGTCTTGACTCTTGTCTAGAAGTGGCACGCCAGTAGTTTATTGGCAACTATAGACTCAAATTGAACAAGCATcagtgttttaattaaatttataataaatatcataaaagacTTTCATCATAAACATCCCGAGTGAGATTGCAAAAATTAGAGAAAATTCTAAAACAACCTCCAAACATATGTTTATCCTCCAACTTGAATTAGAATACCAACGCAAAATTGGTTCAAAGATTTTCTTAATAGAAAAAGAGTACCATAGGATACATCTAGATCTATCTATCTCTTTCTTACTCCAGGCCAAGACCAAGAATTTTTACAAATTGGCCCAACATTATTTACGAACGTTACCAGTTAATAATTGCTCACAGGCAAAAAATACCATAAATTTAAACCATTAACGATTTTATCTATAATCTAGCTGAATCATAATATTaaccataattattatgtacttaaCGTTTCGTAATTCCAGTGGGGATGTGCAATAAAACCAATCTTAAAACAGGAAACGCTTAGCCTTAACATCGGCTAGGTATTCAGGTCACTTGAATGTTTAGACCATCAAATACTTACTTACGAAATGTCCAAGACATTTAACATCAATGCGATTAGTTTAGATTTGACTCGATTATCGGAtcgataataggctatttgacaatg
This window of the Vanessa cardui chromosome 5, ilVanCard2.1, whole genome shotgun sequence genome carries:
- the LOC124529844 gene encoding putative uncharacterized protein DDB_G0282133, which codes for MEIFRYIFIVLTLFIVTYGSSTPNTRVENTTHNCPFTKIIEDIFNIKNKTSNNVSSWKNNRTNLYLNSSNNFISGNQNISKTIQDELVNDIIASIRRIKANLTISEDNKMNEAIILNVPKNNNDITEAEVGNKKVNQIKSGIEIKADVTNFNSPNSKDGDKYKTENNKVTNPKPTRINNNSNKVNYVEILTIEPNNTSINNTSAHSILDVLKNIMPSLNSSMTKDLHSITIIERNQNKNHSYSETKNISTIIVKYCDKDNLTKGNETLNDYEIKTPDENVKAVSPNEPFVDDDDVDDLDDDTDYDEAYDDNTSNNNSNESTKDVLEAAEYGLQMMHELYGVFEPKLYSMGLMLNEKDPARYVAAFNAPSEEIAKYSRYGYASLQAASRLRQLTR